A DNA window from Jaculus jaculus isolate mJacJac1 chromosome 1, mJacJac1.mat.Y.cur, whole genome shotgun sequence contains the following coding sequences:
- the C1H1orf53 gene encoding uncharacterized protein C1orf53 homolog, giving the protein MAARQLRPWSRAALARPPLAAASPDRVGDGTGFRRQLSLTLGSTSQAGPEGRAPGSQDGPASAAGHQTRKGLTEAERRIAELHEGACAAGQLSYLDPATGYVVFTRLAHLQRGACCGSACRHCPYGQVNVKDPSKKKQFNSYFYV; this is encoded by the exons ATGGCGGCCAGGCAGCTCCGGCCGTGGAGCCGAGCCGCGCTCGCCAGGCCGCCCCTCGCCGCCGCGTCACCTGACCGTGTAGGAGACGGAACCGGGTTCCGCCGGCAGCTCAGCCTGACCCTCGGATCGACTTCCCAGGCAGGCCCAGAAGGCCGCGCGCCCGGCTCGCAGGACGGACCCGCGAGCGCGGCAGGGCACCAGACCCGCAAAGGGTTAACGGAGGCGGAGCGGCGCATCGCGGAGCTGCACGAGGGCGCGTGCGCG GCTGGCCAGCTAAGCTACTTGGACCCAGCTACTGGTTATGTGGTATTCACAAGGCTGGCCCACTTGCAGAGAGGTGCCTGCTGTGGTTCTGCCTGCAGACAT tgtCCATATGGTCAAGTCAATGTTAAAGACCCATCCAAGAAGAAACAATTCAActcatatttttatgtttaa